In Xyrauchen texanus isolate HMW12.3.18 chromosome 23, RBS_HiC_50CHRs, whole genome shotgun sequence, a genomic segment contains:
- the LOC127663144 gene encoding histidine-rich glycoprotein-like yields the protein MHTHTHTHKHKHTHTHSQTHTKEHTPTDTHTKEHTHTQEHTHTHTKEHTHTKEHTHTHTKEHTHTQKSTHTQKSTHTHTQKSTHTHKRAHTQKSTHTHTHKRAHTHTNKRAHTHTHTNKSAPTQTKEHTPTHTHTQKSTHPHTCTHIHTLTNTSTHIHTLTNTSTHTHTHSQTQHTHTHTHIHSHTNTSTHIHTHTHTHTHTHAYTLTHKHKHTHTHSHTNTSTHIHTHTQTQAHTYTLTNTTHTRIYTHTQTQAHTYTLTHKHKHTHTHSQTQHTHTRIYTHTQTQAHTYTLTHKHKHTHTHSQTQHTHTRIYTHTQTQAHTYTLTNTTHTHTHIHSHTNTSTHTHTHTHIYTHTQTQAHTPPPPFGLRLLNCVLTTGSSSNL from the coding sequence atgcacacacatacacacactcacaaacacaagcacacacatacacactcacaaacacacacaaaagagcacacacccacagacacacacacaaaagagcacacacacacacaagagcacacacacacacacacaaaagagcacacacacacaaaagagcacacacacacacacacaaaagagcacacacacacacaaaagagcacacacacacaaaagagcacacacacacacacacaaaagagcacacacacacacaaaagagcacacacacaaaagagcacacacacacacacacacaaaagagcacacacacacacaaacaaaagagcacacacccacacacacacaaacaagagcgcacccacacaaacaaaagagcacacacccacacacacacacacacaaaagagcacacacccacacacatgcacacacatacacacactcacaaacacaagcacacacatacacacactcacaaacacaagcacacacacacacacacactcacaaacacaacacacacacacacacacgcatatacactcacacacaaacacaagcacacacatacacactcacacacacacacacacacacacacacgcatatacactcacacacaaacacaagcacacacatacacactcacacacaaacacaagcacacacatacacactcacacacaaacacaagcacacacatacacactcacaaacacaacacacacacgcatatacactcacacacaaacacaagcacacacatacacactcacacacaaacacaagcacacacatacacactcacaaacacaacacacacacacacgcatatacactcacacacaaacacaagcacacacatacacactcacacacaaacacaagcacacacatacacactcacaaacacaacacacacacacacgcatatacactcacacacaaacacaagcacacacatacacactcacaaacacaacacacacacacacgcatatacactcacacacaaacacaagcacacacacacacacacacacacacatatacactcacacacaaacacaagcacacacccccccccccccttttggTCTCAGGCTTTTAAACTGTGTCTTGACTACAGGAAGTTCCAGCAATCTGTAA